The following proteins are encoded in a genomic region of Micromonospora olivasterospora:
- a CDS encoding PadR family transcriptional regulator translates to MKGAFEEAVGPQWGPLNIGHLYQILDRLSRDGLVVAERQAQPVKPDRVVYELTPEGRAELERWLGEPSARGGGFRDDFFLKVTAAARSGAAETVRTVLGNQRGHLMRELRNLDGLRRRAEDPVVRLLLSAASRHVEADLAFVDDAEQVLLADGGALLGTLARDRSPVAPPEPEAAPTRAAG, encoded by the coding sequence CTGAAGGGCGCGTTCGAGGAGGCGGTCGGCCCGCAGTGGGGGCCCCTGAACATCGGGCACCTCTACCAGATCCTCGACCGGCTCTCCCGCGACGGCCTGGTCGTGGCCGAGCGGCAGGCCCAGCCGGTGAAGCCCGACCGGGTGGTCTACGAGCTGACCCCCGAGGGGCGGGCTGAGCTGGAACGCTGGCTCGGCGAGCCCAGCGCGCGCGGCGGCGGCTTCCGGGACGACTTCTTCCTCAAGGTCACCGCCGCCGCGCGCTCAGGCGCGGCGGAGACCGTCCGCACGGTGCTCGGCAACCAGCGCGGCCACCTCATGCGCGAGCTGCGCAACCTCGACGGTCTCCGGCGCCGGGCCGAGGACCCCGTCGTACGGCTGCTGCTCTCCGCCGCCAGCCGGCACGTCGAGGCCGACCTCGCGTTCGTGGACGACGCCGAGCAGGTGCTGCTTGCCGACGGCGGCGCGCTGCTCGGCACGCTCGCGCGGGACCGGAGCCCGGTCGCGCCCCCCGAGCCGGAGGCCGCGCCGACCCGGGCGGCGGGCTGA
- a CDS encoding pyridoxal phosphate-dependent aminotransferase has product MTTTADVDPLVARMRPFGTTVFAEMSALAVRTGAVNLGQGFPDADGPPEMLAAAAEALRGGQNQYPPGPGVPALRAAVAAHQRRFWGLEYDPDGEVVVTAGATEAIAASVLALCEAGDEVVCFEPYYDSYAASIALAGAVRRPVTLRPGPDGRYAFDPDALRAAFGPRTRLVLLNSPHNPTGKVFTPDELALVAELCREHDAYAVTDEVYEHLVFADAAAGHVPLATLPGMRERTLRISSAGKTFSCTGWKVGWVSGPAPLVSAVLRVKQFLTFVNAAPLQPAVAVALALPDAYFAEFAAGMRARRHQLVAGLTDAGFDVLTPEGTYFVTADVTPLGGRDGIEFCRSLPQRCGVVAVPTQVFYDDPEAGRRLVRFAFCKRPEVLTEAVARLRTLGTGG; this is encoded by the coding sequence GTGACGACCACCGCCGATGTCGACCCGCTGGTGGCCCGGATGCGGCCGTTCGGGACGACCGTCTTCGCCGAGATGTCCGCCCTGGCCGTCCGCACCGGCGCGGTCAACCTCGGCCAGGGCTTCCCGGACGCCGACGGCCCGCCCGAGATGCTCGCCGCCGCCGCGGAGGCGCTGCGCGGCGGGCAGAACCAGTACCCGCCGGGTCCGGGCGTGCCCGCGCTGCGCGCCGCCGTGGCCGCCCACCAGCGCCGGTTCTGGGGCCTGGAGTACGACCCCGACGGCGAGGTCGTCGTCACCGCCGGGGCCACCGAGGCGATCGCCGCGAGCGTGCTCGCCCTCTGCGAGGCGGGCGACGAGGTGGTCTGCTTCGAGCCGTACTACGACTCGTACGCCGCCTCGATCGCGCTGGCCGGGGCGGTCCGCCGGCCGGTGACCCTGCGGCCCGGCCCGGACGGCCGCTACGCGTTCGACCCGGACGCGCTGCGCGCGGCGTTCGGGCCGCGGACCCGGCTGGTGCTGCTGAACTCCCCGCACAACCCGACCGGCAAGGTCTTCACCCCCGACGAGCTGGCCCTGGTCGCCGAGCTGTGCCGGGAGCACGACGCGTACGCGGTGACCGACGAGGTGTACGAGCACCTCGTCTTCGCCGACGCCGCCGCCGGGCACGTCCCGCTGGCCACCCTGCCCGGCATGCGCGAGCGCACCCTGCGCATCTCCTCCGCCGGCAAGACGTTCTCCTGCACGGGCTGGAAGGTGGGCTGGGTCAGCGGTCCCGCGCCGCTGGTGTCGGCGGTGCTGCGGGTCAAGCAGTTCCTCACGTTCGTCAACGCCGCACCGTTGCAGCCGGCGGTGGCGGTGGCGCTCGCGCTGCCGGACGCGTACTTCGCGGAGTTCGCCGCGGGCATGCGGGCCCGGCGGCACCAGCTCGTCGCCGGACTGACCGACGCCGGGTTCGACGTGCTCACCCCGGAGGGGACGTACTTCGTCACCGCCGACGTCACCCCGCTCGGCGGGCGGGACGGGATCGAGTTCTGCCGGTCGCTGCCGCAGCGCTGCGGGGTGGTGGCCGTGCCGACGCAGGTCTTCTACGACGATCCCGAAGCGGGCCGGCGGCTGGTCCGGTTCGCCTTCTGCAAGCGGCCGGAGGTGCTCACCGAGGCCGTCGCCCGGCTGCGCACACTGGGCACCGGCGGATGA
- a CDS encoding MmpS family transport accessory protein, with amino-acid sequence MCCAGLAGVLSTFPDDQSVAEEPWYDDPVDDGYDEEPTEPAPTTFPADPSKKPITRPTSGPAPVTVVYEVTGAGRADIAYFDAESDLIHVDGAKLPWRTTIRTDGKSRVMVEASEADFASGSPACRVTVTGAGKPASGTDTGSWRVTCSPE; translated from the coding sequence GTGTGCTGCGCCGGGCTGGCCGGCGTCCTCTCCACATTTCCCGACGACCAGTCGGTCGCCGAGGAGCCCTGGTACGACGACCCAGTCGACGACGGGTACGACGAGGAGCCCACCGAACCCGCCCCGACCACGTTTCCCGCCGATCCGAGCAAGAAGCCGATCACCCGGCCGACCTCCGGGCCGGCACCGGTGACCGTGGTGTACGAGGTCACCGGCGCCGGACGGGCCGACATCGCGTACTTCGACGCCGAGAGCGACCTCATCCACGTCGACGGGGCGAAGCTGCCGTGGCGCACCACGATCCGGACCGACGGCAAGAGCCGGGTCATGGTGGAGGCCAGCGAGGCCGACTTCGCCAGCGGATCGCCGGCCTGCCGGGTCACGGTCACCGGGGCCGGCAAGCCGGCGTCCGGCACGGACACGGGTTCCTGGCGCGTCACCTGTTCGCCCGAGTGA